One genomic window of Gossypium hirsutum isolate 1008001.06 chromosome D11, Gossypium_hirsutum_v2.1, whole genome shotgun sequence includes the following:
- the LOC107923391 gene encoding putative casein kinase II subunit beta-4: MYSHRDRGGGSSKSELVGGPFDRKRLNDVLDKHLEKSSPSTSRGFNRKDKERSSVPSTSTGKSQLDHRDSRSLLLMLSLIAEESETDSEESDVSGSDGDDTSWISWFCNLRGNELFCEVDDDYIQDDFNLCGLSSQVPYYDYALDLILDVESSHGDMFTEEQNELVESAAEMLYGLIHVRYILTSKGMSAMLEKYKNYDFGRCPRAFCCGQHCLPVGQSDIPRSSTVKVYCPKCEDIYYPRSKYQGNIDGAYFGTTFPHLFLMTYGHLMPQKPAQNYIPRVFGFKIHKP; encoded by the exons ATGTACAGTCACAGAGATCGAGGAGGAGGGTCTTCGAAATCGGAGCTTGTTGGAGGACCGTTTGATCGGAAGCGATTAAACGATGTGCTGGACAAGCATCTAGAGAAGTCGTCTCCATCCACTTCGAGGGGCTTCAACAGAAAAGACAAAGAAAGATCCTCTGTTCCTTCAACTTCCACTGGTAAATCCCAGCTTGACCATCGTGATTCACGCTCt TTACTGTTAATGTTGTCCTTGATTGCAGAGGAGTCTGAAACAGACAGTGAAGAATCAGATGTTAGTGGTTCTGATGGAGATGACACATCTTGGATCTCATGGTTTTGCAATTTGCGCGGCAATGAGCTTTTCTGTGAAGTTGATGATGACTACATCCAAGATGATTTTAATCTTTGCGGGTTGAGCAGTCAAGTTCCGTACTATGACTATGCGCTCGATTTAATATTGGATGTTGAATCTTCCCATG GTGATATGTTCACTGAAGAACAGAATGAATTGGTTGAATCGGCAGCTGAGATGTTGTATGGTCTTATACATGTCCGTTACATATTAACTAGCAAGGGAATGTCTGCTATG TTGGAGAAATACAAAAACTATGATTTTGGGAGATGCCCAAGAGCTTTCTGCTGTGGACAACATTGTCTTCCAGTTGGCCAGTCAGATATTCCTCGTTCAAGTACTGTGAAAGTCTACTGTCCAAAATGTGAAGATATATATTATCCTCGATCCAAGTATCAAGGca ATATTGATGGAGCATATTTTGGAACAACATTTCCACATCTTTTTCTAATGACATATGGACACCTAATGCCACAAAAGCCAGCCCAAAACTACATCCCAAGAGTTTTTGGCTTCAAGATCCATAAGCCCTGA
- the LOC107923390 gene encoding uncharacterized protein — protein sequence MHQKKSEVQIGKESSGVSSDFNPKPSTVHHHHHQHHHHHSLPSHHLQHFNYHHSVYQLSDTTATPISVFPQIVIQNPPQNDAIAPASSSPSSSSSSSSPTPYKRPLLAQTPSLTKTPTLYRFTSPPHFSSPNAASFFSFSIAAKSFIYRILRRFKQLRCLRVHLRLILLLSLPFFYFLVSHPSHSFLLDFLSAFAFSAALLFSLNLALPRLPSIRLFLARSFPIKLKPSSSLSRPHLPVFWSIGSRPKSEKRANSGCWVQVYSNGDVYEGEFHKGKCSGSGVYYYYLSGRYEGDWVDGKYDGYGVETWARGSRYRGQYKQGLRHGFGVYRFYTGDVYAGEWSNGQGHGCGIHTCEDGSRYVGEFKCGVKHGLGHYHFRNGDTYAGEYFADKMHGFGVYCFANGHCYEGAWHEGRRQGLGMYTFRNGEAQSGHWQNGVLNVPSTQNSTYPVSPVAVYHSKVLNAVQEARRAAEKAYDVAKVDERVNKAVAAANRAANAARVIAVKAVQKKMHHTNNNDNIPIPIPIM from the exons ATGCATCAGAAGAAATCGGAAGTTCAGATCGGAAAAGAAAGCAGCGGCGTCTCTTCCGATTTTAATCCTAAACCTTCAACGGTtcatcaccaccaccaccaacatcatcatcatcatagtcTTCCATCTCATCACCTGCAACATTTTAATTACCATCATAGTGTGTATCAGCTTTCCGATACAACAGCGACGCCAATTTCCGTTTTCCCTCAGATAGTTATCCAGAACCCTCCCCAAAATGACGCAATTGCGCCTGCTTCTTCAtcaccttcttcttcttcttcttcttcttcgccGACGCCTTACAAGAGACCCCTTTTGGCCCAAACGCCTTCTCTTACAAAAACCCCGACCTTGTACCGTTTTACGTCGCCCCCTCATTTCAGTTCCCCTAATGCCGCTTCCTTTTTTTCCTTCTCCATTGCTGCTAAATCTTTCATTTATCGGATTCTCCGTCGTTTCAAGCAATTGCGTTGTCTCCGGGTTCATCTACGCTTAATCCTCCTTCTATCTCTCCCTTTTTTCTACTTCCTAGTTTCGCATCCAAGCCACTCCTTTTTACTTGACTTCCTATCGGCTTTCGCTTTCTCCGCTGCGCTGCTTTTTTCCCTTAACCTCGCTCTCCCTCGACTTCCTTCTATTCGTTTGTTCTTAGCCCGTTCTTTTCCAATTAAGCTCAAGCCATCATCTTCACTCTCGAGGCCTCATTTGCCTGTTTTTTGGTCAATTGGGTCTCGACCAAAATCTGAAAAGCGAGCGAATTCGGGGTGTTGGGTTCAGGTTTATAGCAATGGAGATGTTTATGAAGGGGAGTTTCATAAGGGGAAATGTTCAGGGAGCGGCgtttattactattatttgaGTGGACGATACGAGGGGGACTGGGTGGATGGCAAGTATGATGGCTATGGGGTGGAAACGTGGGCTAGAGGAAGCCGGTATCGTGGGCAGTATAAGCAGGGCCTTAGGCATGGATTTGGGGTTTATAGGTTCTACACTGGGGATGTTTATGCAGGTGAGTGGTCTAATGGGCAGGGTCATGGCTGTGGAATCCATACTTGTGAGGATGGAAGTCGATATGTTGGGGAATTCAAATGCGGAGTCAAGCATGGACTTGGACATTACCATTTTAG GAATGGAGATACATATGCTGGGGAATATTTTGCAGACAAGATGCACGGATTTGGTGTCTATTGTTTTGCAAATGGCCATTGCTACGAGGGTGCTTGGCATGAGGGTAGGCGACAAGGGCTTGGAATGTATACATTTAGAAATGGGGAAGCACAATCTGGTCATTGGCAAAATGGAGTTCTTAATGTCCCAAGCACACAGAACTCTACGTATCCAGTATCACCTGTAGCTGTTTATCATTCAAAAGTACTAAATGCAGTGCAG GAGGCTCGAAGGGCAGCAGAGAAAGCTTATGATGTGGCCAAGGTAGATGAGAGAGTGAACAAGGCAGTTGCTGCAGCTAATAGAGCAGCAAATGCAGCAAGAGTAATAGCGGTTAAAGCAGTGCAAAAGAAAATGCATCATACTAATAACAATGACAACATTCCCATTCCCATTCCTATCATGTGA
- the LOC107923377 gene encoding nucleolin, whose protein sequence is MPPRTVKRGAAAGGPKRTPRSTRGASKSENPPAEPVHEAVNSKEASVPVEEVVETVKAVEKPTPEQKVVIEEKGVAEEENTGLNLNSNGLVAMKKENDSKESIEEYEKDERLELDDNEPEYEAEEYGGVDYDEKEMDPDEVEDEVEEVIEEEQDDEDEDIHEIEVEGDADDDEHPREEAEHADLDDATEHEERHEVVQERRKRKEFEVFVGGLDKDATEDDIRKVFNQVGEIVEVRLMMNPQTKKNKGFAFLRFATIEQAKRAYTELRNPVINGKQCGVTPSQDSDTLFLGNICKTWTKEALKEKLKHYGVDNVEDLTLVEDSNNEGMNRGFAFLEFASRSDAMDAFKRLQRRDVLFGVDRPAKVSFADSFIDPGDEIMAQVRTIFIDCLPPSWDEDRVRELLKKYGEIEKIELARNMPSADRKDYGFVTFDTHDAAVTCAKSINNTELGEGDIKAKVRARLSRPHQRGRGKNVGRDSFRSGRGSGRVVRGSWGRPDSGGFAPRGMRGISSRAPPPCLKRPVGLRDRRPLMSAPARGRPLSPPPSRSYDRRAPVMPYPKGSLKRDYSQRDELPRPRSREVMDYGSRVFPDRRSTYGEEYSSRNSGYFDLPRTTSRTAARRPYGDDAYAQRFERPPLSYREGRGRDYDTISGSKRPYPVMDDVPPRYADDGPRHSRARLDYELAGGAPPYVDAYGDRLGRSNLGYGGSRSSISSQDSHGLYASRQGMGYGGGSFSSSDIGGMYSSSGYGGDYMPRGSDVGGSSYSSMYSSRGMGGSSYMGGGGGSGSYY, encoded by the exons ATGCCTCCTAGAACCGTGAAGAGAGGAGCCGCGGCCGGTGGTCCAAAGAGAACGCCGAGGTCCACTAGAGGGGCGTCCAAATCCGAGAATCCACCAGCGGAGCCTGTACACGAGGCCGTGAATTCAAAGGAGGCTTCAGTTCCAGTTGAGGAGGTCGTGGAGACCGTTAAGGCTGTTGAGAAACCAACTCCGGAGCAAAAAGTGGTGATCGAGGAGAAAGGGGTTGCTGAGGAGGAAAACACCGGTTTAAATTTGAATTCCAATGGGTTGGTTGCGATGAAGA AAGAGAATGACTCTAAGGAGTCTATCGAGGAGTATGAAAAAGATGAGAGGTTAGAGTTGGATGATAATGAACCTGAATATGAAGCTGAAGAATATGGTGGGGTGGATTATGACGAGAAGGAGATGGATCCTGATGAAGTGGAAGATGAAGTAGAGGAAGTGATTGAGGAGGAGCAGGATGATGAGGACGAAGATATTCATGAAATTGAAGTAGAAGGTGATGCCGATGATGATGAGCATCCCAGGGAGGAAGCAGAGCATGCAGATTTGGATGATGCAACCGAGCATGAAGAGCGACATGAAGTTGTTCAAGAGAGACGCAAGCGTAAAGAGTTTGAAGTGTTTGTTGGGGGCTTAGACAAGGATGCTACCGAAGATGATATCAGGAAAGTGTTCAACCAAGTGGGTGAAATTGTTGAAGTTAGGTTGATGATGAACCCTCAAACAAAGAAGAACAAGGGCTTTGCTTTCTTGCGATTTGCAACCATAGAACAAGCAAAACGTGCATATACTGAACTTAGGAATCCCGTG ATTAATGGAAAACAGTGTGGTGTTACCCCAAGTCAAGACAGTGACACCCTTTTTCTGGGTAATATATGCAAGACATGGACAAAGGAAGCC TTGAAAGAGAAGTTGAAACATTACGGAGTTGACAATGTTGAGGACTTAACATTGGTCGAAGACAGCAACAATGAAGGAATGAATCGAGGCTTTGCATTTTTGGAATTTGCATCCCGTTCAGATGCGATGGATGCTTTTAAGCGCCTTCAACGGAGAGATGTTTTATTTGGGGTTGATAGGCCTGCAAAGGTTTCTTTTGCAGATTCCTTCATCGATCCCGGTGATGAAATCATGGCACAG GTTAGGACCATATTTATTGATTGCCTGCCTCCTTCTTGGGATGAGGATCGCGTTAGAGAGCTACTAAAGAAGTATGGGGAGATTGAAAAGATTGAACTTGCCCGGAACATGCCATCTGCTGACAGGAAGGATTATGGTTTTGTCACATTTGATACTCATGATGCTGCTGTCACATGTGCTAAGAGCATTAATAATACCGAGTTGGGCGAAGGAGACATCAAG GCCAAAGTTAGAGCCAGGTTATCGAGACCACATCAAAGAGGCAGAGGTAAGAACGTCGGCCGTGATAGTTTCAGGTCTGGGCGCGGATCTGGACGAGTAGTTAGGGGTTCATGGGGTCGTCCTGATTCAGGTGGTTTTGCCCCTCGTGGGATGAGAGGAATTAGTAGCCGTGCCCCTCCACCTTGTCTAAAGAGGCCTGTTGGACTAAGAGATAGACGTCCTCTCATGTCTGCACCAGCTAGAGGCAGGCCTTTATCACCTCCCCCTTCTAGATCCTATGACAGAAGAGCCCCCG TTATGCCATATCCAAAGGGTAGTTTAAAGAGGGACTATAGTCAACGCGATGAGCTTCCTCGTCCAAGGAGCAGAGAAGTTATGGATTATGGATCTAGGGTTTTCCCTGATAGACGATCCACATATGGAGAAGAATATTCTTCTCGCAACTCTGGTTACTTTGATTTGCCTAGAACCACATCTCGTACTGCAGCGAGAAGACCGTATGGAGATGATGCATATGCCCAAAGATTTGAAAGACCTCCTCTTAGTTACCGTGAGGGGCGTGGCCGTGATTATGACACTATTTCTGGCTCAAAAAGGCCATATCCTGTTATG gatgatgtccctccacgatATGCTGATGATGGTCCAAGGCATTCAAGGGCTCGTCTAGACTACGAACTTGCTGGTGGTGCTCCTCCATATGTGGATGCATATGGTGATAG GCTTGGGAGATCCAATCTAGGATATGGTGGCAGCAGGAGCTCTATTTCTAGTCAGGACTCACATGGGCTATATGCCAGTCGTCAGGGCATGGGCTATGGTGGAG GTTCGTTTAGCAGCAGTGATATTGGTGGAATGTACTCATCCTCTGGTTATGGTGGTGATTACATGCCTAGGGGATCTGAT GTTGGTGGTAGCTCCTACTCATCCATGTACTCTAGCCGCGGTATGGGTGGTAGCAGTTACATGGGTGGTGGGGGTGGTTCTGGGTCATACTACTGA
- the LOC107923379 gene encoding nucleolin: MPPRIVKRGAVAGGSKRTPRNTRGASKSENPPAEPAQEAVNAKEASIPVEEVVEAVKVDEKPTPEQKEVIEEENTGLNLNSNGLVAMKKENDSQESIEEYEKDERLELDDNEPEYEAEEYGGVDYDEKEMDPDEVEDEVEEVIEEEQDGEDEDIHEVEVEGDADDDEHPGEEAEHADLNDATEHEERHEVVQERRKRKEFEVFVGGLDKDATEDDIRKVFNQVGEIVEVRLMMNPQTKKNKGFAFLRFATIEQAKRAYTELRNPVINGKQCGVTPSQDSDTLFLGNICKTWTKEALKEKLKHYGVDNVEDLTLVEDSNNEGMNRGFAFLEFASRSDAMDAFKRLQRRDVLFGVDRPAKVSFADSFIDPGDEIMAQVRTIFIDCLPPSWDEDRVRELLKKYGEIEKIELARDMPSADRKDYGFVTFDTHDAAVTCAKSINNTELGEGDIKAKVRARLSRPHQRGRGKNVSRDSFRSGRGSGRVVRGSWVRPDSRGYATRGMRGISSRAPPPSLKRPVGLRDRRPLMSAPARGRPLSPPPSRSYDRRAPVMPYPKGSFKREYSQRDELPRPRSREVMDYGSRVVPDRRSTYREEYSSRNPGYFDLLRTTSRTAARRPYGDDAYAQRFERPPPSYREGRGRDYDTISGSKRPYPVMDDVPPRYADDGPRHSRARLDYELVGGAPPYVDAYGDRLGRSNLGYGGSRNSISSQTSHGLYGSRQGMGYGGGSFSSSDVGGMYSSSGYGGDYIPRGSGVGGSSYSSMYSSRGMGGSSYMGGGGGSGSYY, encoded by the exons ATGCCTCCTAGAATAGTGAAGAGAGGAGCTGTCGCCGGTGGTTCAAAGAGAACGCCGAGGAACACTAGAGGCGCATCTAAATCCGAGAATCCACCAGCGGAGCCTGCACAAGAGGCCGTGAATGCAAAGGAGGCTTCAATTCCAGTTGAGGAGGTCGTGGAGGCAGTTAAGGTTGATGAGAAACCAACTCCGGAACAAAAAGAGGTGATCGAGGAGGAAAACACCGGTTTAAATTTGAATTCCAATGGGTTGGTTGCGATGAAGA AAGAGAATGACTCACAGGAGTCTATCGAGGAGTATGAAAAAGATGAGAGGTTAGAATTGGATGATAATGAACCTGAATATGAAGCTGAAGAATATGGTGGGGTGGATTATGACGAGAAGGAGATGGATCCTGATGAAGTGGAAGATGAAGTAGAGGAAGTGATTGAGGAGGAGCAGGATGGTGAGGACGAAGATATTCATGAAGTTGAAGTAGAAGGTGATGCTGATGATGATGAGCATCCTGGGGAGGAAGCAGAGCATGCAGATTTGAATGATGCAACCGAGCATGAAGAGCGACATGAAGTTGTTCAAGAGAGACGCAAGCGTAAAGAGTTTGAAGTGTTTGTTGGGGGCTTGGACAAGGATGCTACCGAAGATGATATCAGGAAAGTGTTCAACCAAGTGGGTGAAATTGTTGAAGTTAGGTTGATGATGAACCCTCAAACAAAGAAGAACAAGGGCTTTGCTTTCTTGCGATTTGCAACTATAGAACAAGCAAAACGTGCATATACTGAACTTAGGAATCCCGTG ATCAATGGAAAACAGTGTGGTGTTACCCCAAGTCAAGACAGTGACACCCTTTTTCTGGGTAATATATGCAAGACATGGACAAAGGAAGCA TTGAAAGAGAAGTTGAAACATTACGGAGTTGACAATGTTGAGGACTTAACATTGGTCGAAGACAGCAACAATGAAGGAATGAATCGAGGCTTTGCATTTTTGGAATTTGCATCCCGTTCAGATGCGATGGATGCTTTTAAGCGTCTTCAACGGAGAGATGTTTTATTTGGGGTTGATAGGCCTGCAAAGGTTTCTTTTGCAGATTCCTTCATCGATCCAGGTGATGAAATCATGGCACAG GTTAGGACCATTTTTATTGATTGCCTGCCTCCTTCTTGGGATGAGGATCGCGTTAGAGAGCTACTGAAGAAGTATGGGGAGATTGAAAAGATTGAACTTGCCCGGGACATGCCATCTGCTGACAGGAAGGATTATGGTTTTGTCACATTTGATACTCATGATGCTGCTGTCACATGTGCTAAGAGCATTAATAATACCGAGTTGGGCGAAGGTGACATCAAG GCCAAAGTTAGAGCCAGGTTATCGAGACCACATCAAAGAGGCAGAGGTAAGAACGTCAGCCGTGATAGTTTCAGGTCTGGGCGTGGATCTGGACGAGTAGTTAGGGGTTCATGGGTTCGTCCTGATTCACGTGGTTATGCTACTCGTGGGATGAGAGGAATTAGTAGCCGTGCCCCTCCACCTAGTCTAAAGAGGCCTGTTGGACTAAGAGATAGACGTCCTCTCATGTCTGCACCAGCTAGAGGCAGACCTTTATCACCTCCCCCTTCTAGATCCTATGACAGAAGAGCCCCTG TTATGCCTTATCCAAAGGGTAGCTTTAAGAGGGAATATAGTCAACGTGATGAGCTTCCTCGTCCAAGGAGCAGAGAAGTTATGGATTATGGATCTAGAGTTGTCCCTGATAGACGATCCACATATAGAGAAGAATATTCTTCTCGCAACCCTGGTTACTTTGATTTGCTTAGAACCACATCTCGTACTGCAGCGAGAAGACCGTATGGAGATGATGCATATGCCCAAAGATTTGAAAGACCTCCTCCTAGTTATCGTGAGGGGCGTGGCCGTGATTATGACACTATTTCTGGCTCAAAAAGGCCATATCCTGTTATG gatgatgtccctccacgatATGCTGATGATGGTCCGAGGCATTCAAGGGCTCGTCTAGACTATGAACTTGTTGGTGGTGCTCCTCCATATGTGGATGCATATGGTGATAG GCTTGGGAGATCCAATCTAGGATACGGTGGCAGCAGGAATTCTATATCTAGTCAGACCTCACATGGGCTATATGGCAGTCGTCAGGGCATGGGCTATGGTGGAG GTTCTTTTAGCAGCAGTGATGTTGGAGGAATGTACTCATCCTCTGGTTATGGTGGTGATTACATACCTAGGGGATCTGGT GTTGGTGGTAGCTCTTACTCATCCATGTACTCCAGTCGTGGTATGGGTGGTAGCAGTTACATGGGTGGTGGGGGTGGTTCTGGGTCATACTACTGA